The Herbiconiux sp. SALV-R1 nucleotide sequence CCGCGCCCGCCGCGCCGTCCGCGCCGACGACCTTCACCGAGAACGCCCCCGCGCCGACGACCTTCACCGAGAACGCCCCCGCGCCCCCGCCCACCTCCTCGGCCCGGCCGCGCACGATGGTCGCCCCGTACCCTTCGACCTCGGCCCGGCCGAGTTCGAGCAGCTCGAGCGGGGGGATGCCGTCGCGGGTGAGGAAGCCGTGCATGTGCGCGGCGAAGCGGTTGCGGGGGAGGCCGGCGTCGATCACCGCGACGCGCCTCCTGGCACGGGAGAGCACGAGGGCCGCGCTGAGCCCGGCGGATCCGCCGCCGACCACGATCACGTCGAAATTGTCTTCAGTCATGACTCCACGGTCGCCGAGAGGGTGGCGAACCGCAAAGCTCTGTGCTGAAATGGCAACATGGATCCGACCCGAGCCGAGCGCATCGGCACCCGCCTCCGCGCCGCCCGCGTGAACCGCGACGCCACCCTCGCCGAGGTCTCCGGCGAGACGGGCATCTCGGTCAGCACCCTCTCCCGCCTCGAGTCGGGCAAGCGGCAGCCCAACCTCGACCTGCTCATCCCCCTCGCCTCGGCGCTCGAGGTGACGCTCGACGACCTCGTCTCCGACGCGGTGCCCGACCCTCGCGTCGCGCCCCGGCACTCCCGGCGGCCCGGGGCGAGCACCTACTGGCTCTCGCGCGAGAACTCGCCCACGCAGACCGTGCGCATGGTGCTCACCCCGGTGGCGGGCGAGGTCGCGGTGCAGCGCACGCACGACGGCTTCGAGTGGCTCTACGTGCTCTCGGGCAACCTGCGTCTGCTGCTCGGCGACCACGACCTCGTGCTCAAGCCGGGGGAGGCCGCGGAGTTCGCCACGCGCATCCCGCACTGGCTCGGCTGCGCCGACGACGAGCCGGTCGAGCTGATGTGCATCTTCAGTCGCGACGGCGAGCGCATCCACGTGCGCGCCCAGACTGAGCCCGACCGGCGGGTGGGCCGCTGATGCGCCCGGGCGAGGTCAACCGTTTCGACGGCACCATCGTGGGCTTCGGCACCGCGTCGGGCACCCGCATCGTGGTGGGCCTCTGGCGCACGTCGCCGTTCGGGCGCTTCGCCGACGTGATGCTGCAGGATGCTTCGGGCCACCGTCTCCTCCTGGCTCCCACGCCCGCCGTCGCCGAGTTCGTCTCCGGCACCTACCGCTTCGACGAGGTGCGGGTGGTGCCGGTGCGCTTCGGCGGCAGGGACAGGCTCATCACGGTCGACGCGGGCCCGCTCGCGGTGAGGTTCGCCGTCGGCCGGCCCACCGCGCTCGGGCTCCTGCTGCGCTCGGTGCCCGCCCGGGTGGCGACCGACCCGCGGTGGCTCGCGGTCATCGACCCCATTGCCGCCGTCGTGATGCCCGGGGTGCACACCGCGGGAACGGCGGGCGGTGACCGCCGCGAGTACTACGGGGTGACCGCGGTGCGCGAGCTCGGCTGGGCCGAGGCGGTCCTCGACGGGCGCGACCTGGGGGCGTTCGGTCCGCTCGATCCGCCGGTGGGGTTCGGGTTCGGCTCGGCGCCCCCGCGCCCCTCGGCGGTCGACCTGGTGACGACGATCCGGCAGCGAACGGCTCGCTAGTCCTCGGCCCGCGCCCCGCCGGCGAACACGTAGACCCACGCCGATTCGCCCGTGTCGAGGGGCACGAGCACCCGGGTGTAGTCGTCGACCTCGTAGTCGTCGGCGGCCCGCAGCTCGGCGGCCGAGATGCTGAAGACGGTGCCCTCGACGCCTGCGCCGCGCGTGCCTGTCGCGTCTCCCGGGTCGGCGACGAGCAATGGGTGCCGGTCGCTCCCGCTCGTCGCGACGACCACCGGGTCGGTGATCGTCAGCCACTCGAGGCGGTAGCCGGCGACCGTCGCCGCGCGGCCCTCGAGCAGCCGACCGAAGGTGGCCAGCTGCACCTCGGGCTGGCGGAGCGTGCCGTAGGAGAACAGGAGGACGGCATCGGTGCCGTGCACCGCATCCGGGTCGCTCATGCGTCGAGCCTAGCGAGCGCGCCGGGGCCGCGCGCCGGGCCGGCTCGTGCGGCTCAGTAGAAGAGGTCGAAGCTCGCCGCGTAGAGCAGGTTGCCCAGCACGCCGACGACCGCGGCGGCACCCAGGGCCGTGCCGGCTGCCGCGAGGGCTTTGCCCTGACCGCGACGGGTGAGGGCGATGAGGCCGATGATGAGCGCCGCGACACCGAGCAGTCCGTTGAGCACCGACGCCACGGCCGACAGGGTGCCGATGGAGTACGGATCGCCGTTCGCGATGAGCGCCGCCTGCGCGAACAGGAAGATCAGGCCGAGCACCGACGGAATCGCTCCGACGATCAGCGCGACCAGACCGAGCGGGTTGCGGGCGGTGTGGTTCGTCGAGGAGTCGCCCGGCGAACTGCTGAAGGCCGGGGCTCCGGATGCGCGGGTCGCCCCCGAGGGGTTCGCTCCGTACCCGGGGTGGTGCGGCTGGGCGGGAGTGGCCTGCGTCGCACCGTAACCGGGTTGCTGGGGCTGCGCGCCGTATCCCGGGTGCTGTGCCTGTTGGCCGTAGCCATAGGGAGGCTGCTGCGGCTGCGCGCCGTATCCGGAATGCTGCCCGGGCGCGCCGTACGCCTGCTGCCCCTGCCCCGCGAACTGCGGCGGCTCGGGCGGTGTGCTCGGGGGCGCGGCCGGAGGGGCGGGCGGGGCGCTCGGCGGCGCCGTCGGCGGGTCGGTGGGCGGCGTGCCGGGTGTCGAGGGCGGTTCGGTCGACAGCGAGGGCGATCCCGCCCCGCCCGCAGTGTCGGGGTGCCGGGGCTCGGTCGGCTGGCTCATGGAGGCGTCCTTCCTCTGGTCTACCCCCTGCTCGAGACGGTTCCCTGCCGGGGTCTACTCCCTGCCTACTCTCGTCGCGGTCGGATCGGGAAGGGGATCGGGCAGGGCGGGCTCCACCGAGACGGCGTCGCGCTGCATCCTCACACACACCACCCCCGCCACGATGAGGGCGCCGCCGAGCGCCTGCACGAGCGTCGGCACCTCGCCGAGCAGCAACCACGCGAACAGCACGGCGAACAGCACCTCGAGCAGCCCCACGAACGATGCGAGGCGGGAGCCGAGCCGCCCGGCACCGATGAGGCTCGCGAAGTAGGCGAACGCGGTGGCCACGATCACCACGATGGCCATGGGCACGAACCAGGGCACCTCGCCCAGCCCGGCGATCTCGACCGCGTCGTCCGTGACGGCGAGCGGCACCAGCCCCGTCGCCCCGACCCCCGCGAGGGCGACCGCGCCCGCGATGAGCCCGACGCTCACCAGGGTCACCGGGGGCAGCTCGCCGGTGGGCAGGGCGGCGATGAGGTAGTAGCCGGCCAGGCACAGGGCGGCGAGCACGGCGAAGAGGATGCCGAGCGGATGCAACCCCCCGCCCCCCGAGGGATTGATCACCAACGCGAGGCCCGCCACGCTCAGTACCGCTCCCGCCACGGTCAGCAGCGCCGGCGCGACGCGGCTGCGGGCCCATGCGAGCAGCACCAGCAGGATGGGCGCCGTGTACTCGATGAGCAGCGCCACTCCCACCGGCAGGTACTGGATCGAGGCGAAGTAGAACACCTGCGAGCCCACCACGGCGATGACGGCGTAGCCGACGATGAGCTTCCACGACCGCAGCAGCAGGTGGTAGCGGCCGCGCAGGGCGATGAGGGCAGGCACGAGCAGCACGAGTCCGCCGGCTCCTGCGCGCACGGCGACCGCGGCGGCGGGCGACCAGCCCGAGTCGAGCAGCGGCTTCACGAACGGCCCGCTGGTCGCGAAGGCGGCGGCAGCGGCGACGGCGATGAGCAGCCCCGAGGTGCGGTGGGAGGTGGGGGTGAGTGTCATGGCGCCGGCCTGTCAGGAGTCAACTGCGGTTACACTGCTGACAGTAGTGTTCCCGCCTGTCAGGAGTCAACATGGTCTTCGCCTATGACACTGAAGCGACCCTGGTGTTCGTCGCCGAGCTCGTCAACACCGCGTCCGGCGTCGCCGGGTCGGACGACGACGCCCTCGCCGACGTCGCCACGCTGGTGTCGCTGCTCGACGAGCACGACTACTCGGGGCGCCGCGACCTCGACGACGCCGAGCTCCAGGGCGTGCGATCGCTACGGGGCGAGTTCCGCCGCTTCTGGGAGGTCGACCGCGACGAGGCCGTCGAGCTCGTCAACCGCATGTTGCGCGAGGCCGCCGCCCTTCCCCAGCTGGTGCGGCACGGCGACTGGGACTGGCACCTCCACGCGACCGAACCCGACGCACCGCTGGTCACGCGCATCCGGGTGGAGGCGGCGATGGCGTTCATCGACGTCATCCGCAGTGACGAGTACGACCGCCTGGGCCTCTGTGCCGCCGACGACTGCACGGGGGTCGTCGTCGACCTCTCGCGCAACCGCTCGAAGCGCTACTGCGACGCCGGCAACTGCGGCAACCGGATGAACGTGCTGGCCTATCGCGCCCGGCGCGCGGGGTCGTAAGCGGTCGGGCGCCTCGGCGGGACTCGATGTCGGTGGTCCATGATTGAGTGAACCTCATGATCGGCACACGGTGTACCCCCGGGCAGCGGGCCCTCGCGCCCGGCGACGAGTTCGACGTCGTACTCGGCGAGCTGGTCGATCTCGAGCGGGCCATCGCCGCAGCCGAAGGGCGCAGGGCACGTCTGCTCGCCCGGGCCGTCGAGCTGGCCGAGGTGATGAACGGGGTCGCAGACGGCGGGGCCGCCGAGGTCGCCCGGGCCTCAGTGGCGCCCACGCGAGAAGCGGCCCGTCGCTCCCTCGTCGCGGAGGTGGCGTGTGCGACCCGCCGGTCGGAGGGGACGGTGGCGCGCTGGGTGAACGAGGCGGAGTGCCTCGTTCACGATCTGCCGATGTTCCTCCACGAGGTGGAGACGGGTGCGGTCTCCTACGCTCATGCCCGTCGAGCCGTGACCCACGTGCTCAGCCTGCCGCCCGAGGCGCGCTCGTCGTTCGAGGCGCGACTCGTGCCGCTCGCCCACGAGCACACCGCCGCCCGCTTCGACGACCGGGCGCGACGGCTGCGCGAGGAGGCGCATCCGGAGTCGATCATCGATCGCTCGCGGCGGGCGCGCGACGGCAGGGGCGTCTGGTTCGAGCCCGAGCCCGACGGCATGGCCACCCTGCACCATCACCTCCCGGCAGTCGACGCCGTCGCGATCGACGACCTCATCGACCGGGTGGCCCGGTCGCTCCGCGCCGACGACGACCCGCGCACCCACGCGCAGCGCCGCTCCGACGCCCTCGCCGACATCGTGCTCGGTGGGCGCGACGGCGCTCGCCGCATCACGCCGACCATCATCGTCACCGTGCCCGCCGCCACGATCGCGAACGTCTCGCGGGAGCCGGCCGCACTCCACGGCTACGGCCCGATCGATGCCGACACCGCGCGGGCGATCGCCGCCACGGCGCCCACCTTCCTGCGTGCGCTGGTGCACCCCGACACGGGCGACACCATCTCGGTGCTCCGCCGTCGCTACCGCCCGACGGGCGACCTCCGCACGGCCCTCATCGTCGCCGACGAGACCTGCCGCTTCCCCGGGTGTGGGCGGCGTGCGTCGCGCTGCGAACTCGACCACACGCGCGACTGGGCGCTCGGCGGAGACACGAGTCCCGCGAACCTCGCCCACCTGTGCTCGCGCCATCACCACCTCAAGCACGATCACTCCTGGCGGGTCGAGGTGGCGCCCGAAGCCGGCTCGCCCGCCGAGCTGCAAGGCGACGAGTTCGGTCGCAGGCCGCCCGACCATCTGCTCACCACCGCCGAGACCATGCCGAATTCGCGGAGTCTGCTCTTCACGAGTCCGCGGGGCAACAGGTACGTGACGCACGCACCGCGGTTCGGTGTGCCGCCGCGCCCACTCGCGCCCGACAACCCCGCTCCGCCGGCACCGTTCTGAGCCTGAGCCTGAGCCTGAGCCTGAGCGTGCCCTGCCCGGCCCGGCATGCTCTCAGAGCAGCTTGCGCAGCGTGCGGAGGTTGCGCGTGGTGGTCGTCGACTTGAAGCGCGCCTTCGCCAGGTACTTTGCGAACGGGGTGTCGGTGCTGCTCCCCTTGGCGACCTCCCAGTAGAGCACCCCCTCGCCGGGGGAGGTGCGCTCGGGGCCGCCGGCGCCGGCGTCGGGTGCGATCGCCCGGCCCTCCTCCGTGATCTCGGTGAGCACGTTCGAGTCGGAGGTGAACACGACGTAGGGCTGCATCCGCTCGGTCTCCTCGAAGGGGAAGCCGTCGACGATGCCGGCGAGGGCGCCGTGGTCGAGCAGCACGATCCAGGCGTCGTAGCCGAAGCGATCGCCGAGGCCCTTCTCGATGCGCGTCTTAAGTGCAGCATCCTTCGTCGCAGAGCCGCCCTCGTCGGTCTCGAACAGCACGTTGCCCGAGGCGAGCACCGTCTTCACGCCGTCGAAGCCCAGCTCGCAGAACAGGGCGCCGAGCTCCGCGCTCTTCACCGTGATGCCACCCACGTTCACGCCCCGCAGCAGGGCCACCCACTTGGTCATGCCTCACAGTAGACCGTGCTCAGGCGGCCCGGCGCTCCCGCCCGGCGGGGCGCGACGTCTCCTGCGCGGTCCGCAGCTCGACCGGCAGCGGGCGTTTCCGGTCCCGTTCACACTCCTCCCGCCGCACCTCGCCCCACGTCTTCCGGTCGAGCGCGAACTCCACGGCGCCGTCGAGGCGCGAGCGCTCGACGAACCCGAGCCGGGTGGCGAGCGCGACCGAGCGGCGGTTGCGCGCATCCGTCACCGCCGTCACCTCCCGGGCCTCGAGCCGCTCGAAAGCGAGATCGTGCATGGCGCGGGCCGCCTCTGTGGCGTAGCCCCTGCCGCCGTGGCCGGGGTGCAGCACCCAGCCCATCTCGAGCGAGCGCTCGGCCCGGGCGACCTTCCGAAGGTGCAGCGACACGTCGCCGATGAGGCGCCCCTCGAGCTCGACGGCGAGGGCGAGGAAGTCGTCGGCCTGCCACAGCCGCACGTGACGGGTGCGATCGCGCAGGTGCCGCGCCGACTGGCGCCGGTCGCGCTGCGGCCAGGGCAGGAACTCGGTGACGGAGGGCTGGGCCTGCAGCTCGAACCAGTCGTCGACGTCGCGGGCGGTGGTGCGATGGGGCCGCAGCACGAGCCGCTCCGTGCGCAGCTCGCAGGCGTCGAACGGATGCTCGGTGCGTTCCCCGCGCAGCACCCTCGGCCGGCGTACACCCGCCGAGGCGAGCGCGTCTTTCGCGGCACGGAGCGCGCGGCGGGCATCGGAGACGCTGATCTCGATCATCCGGCAGACCGTACGCCGCGATCTCAGGCGGGTCGTGTGCGATCGTGTGAGGTCTCTATGAATAGGCATCGATCGGTATCCGGCCCTTGCGCGCGCTCGGAACAATGGGAGGATGGCAAGCTCTCCCGTCTCCGACGAACTCGCGTCTTCGGGCCGTCGGCGCGCCGTTCTGGCGAAGCTGCCGCGCATGTACCGGCCCGACGGCTCCGCCATCCGGGTCTTGCTCGTCGACGACGAGATGGTGCTCACCAGCCTCGTCAGCCTCGCCCTCGCCTACGAGGGGTGGACCGTCGACGTCGCCCACGACGGCAGCACCGCCCTGCAGAAGTACCGCGAGGAGCGCCCCGACGTCGTGGTGCTCGACATCATGCTCCCCGACACCGACGGCATCTCGCTGCTGCGCCAGCTGCGCGAGCTCGAGGGGTCGGCGCCGACGCTGTTCCTCACCGCGCGCGACTCGGTCGACGACCGCATCATCGGCCTCACCGCCGGCGGCGACGACTACATGACGAAGCCGTTCAGCCTGGAAGAGCTCGTCGCGCGCCTGCGCGGACTCCTCCGCCGCTCGATGATGACCACCTCCGACGAGGACTCCCGCATCGTCGTGGGCGACCTCCTGCTCGACGAGTCGAGCTACGAGGTCAACCGCGGCGGCGACCCGATCTCGCTCACCACCACCGAGTTCGAGCTCTTGCGCTACTTCATGCGCAACCCGCGCCGGGTGCTGTCGCGCGCCCAGATCCTCGACCGGGTGTGGAACTACGACTTCGCCGGCAAGGCCTCCATCGTCGACCTCTACGTCTCGTACCTGCGCAAGAAGATCGACGCCAACCGGCCCTCGATGATCCACACCGTGCGCGGTGTCGGTTACGTGCTGCGGGCGGCGGAGTGACCACGCGGCGCCGCGCCCGCCGGCCGTGGACGCTGAGGAGCCGCCTCGTCGTGGGCACCGCCGGCGTGGTGGCCGCGGTGCTCGTCACCGTCGGGGTGGTGAGCAGCGTCACCCTGGCGAGTTCCATCACCCACGTCGTCGACACGCAGCTGAGCGCCTCGATGTCGTCGTTCACCTACGCCGTGGAGAAGTACCGCTACGGCGTCATGATCGACAGCGGCCGGCACATCGACCCGCACCCCGAGAAGCCCCTCACCGAGTACACCGGGCAGGCGCCGGGCACGGTCATCGCCCTGCTGGAGGAGGGCGACGGCAGCGGCACCACCGACGGCAGCGGCACCACCGGCGGCGGCGACAGCCCGACCGTCATCGACTCCGCCCGCTTCTCCGACTCCGACGCCGAGACTCTCCCGCCCGCCGTCATCGCGCAGCTCGAGGCGGCGTCGCTCGAGCCGGGCACCCAGCAGACCCTGCAGCTCGACGGTCTCGGCAGCTACCGTGTCGCGGTCGAGCCCGACAGCCGGGGCGACCTCCTCGTCACGGGAATCTCCATGGCCACGGCCGACGCGGCGGTGCTGCAGGAGACCGTCGTCATGGTCGTGCTAGCCCTCATCGCGCTGCTCGTCATCGTGGTCGGCGTCATCGTCGTGGTTCGGCTTGCGCTGCGCCCCCTCGACCGGGTGGTGGGCACCGCCGTCGCCGTCACCGACATCCCGCTCGACCGCGGCGACGTGGCCATCACCGCCCGGGTGGGCGAGGCCGACACCGACCCGCGCACCGAGATCGGCAAGGTGGGCGAGGCCCTCAACCAGCTGCTCGCCCACGTCGACGACGCGCTCGCCGTGCGCGCCGAGACCGACCGCCGCATGCGCCGCTTCGTCACCGACGCCAGCCACGAGCTGCGCACCCCGCTCGCGGCCATCCAGGGCTACGCCGAGCTCACCCGGCAAGACGCCGCGTCGCTCCCCGAGATCACCGAGTACTCCCTCGCGCGCATCGAGTCGGAGGCGAAGCGCATGAACTCGCTGGTGAGCGAGCTGCTGCTGCTCGCCCGCATCGACGAGGGCCAAGATCTGCACCTCGACGAGGTCGACCTGGGCGAGGTGGTGCTGAATGCGGTGAGCGACGCCAAGGCCTCCGCCCCCGGTCACCTCTGGTCGGTCGAGGTTCCGGATGCTCCGGCCCTCGTCACGGGCGACCGCGAGCGCCTGCACCAGGTCGTGCTCAACCTGCTCTCGAACGCTGCCGTGCACACCCCCGAGGGCACCCGGGTCTCCGCCACCCTGCGCATCGACCCGGCGACCGTCTCGGGCGAGGCGGGCGGCGAGTCGATCGTGCTCGAGGTCGCCGACGACGGCCCCGGCATTCCCGAGTCGCTGCAGCCCGAGCTGTTCCAGCGTTTCGCCAGGGGCGACTCCTCTCGGTCGCGTCGGGCCGGCAGCACCGGCCTCGGGCTCGCCATCGTCTCCTCGATCGTCGAGGCGCACGACGGCACGATCGCGGTGCACTCCACGCCGGAGGGAACCCGCTTCACGGTGCGGTTCGCGCGCGTCGCCGGCGCGATCGCAGCTCCGCCCGCCGGTCGGGGGCGCCCTCAGGTCATCGAGCCCGCGGGGTAGCTCCCGGTCGGGAACCGTCGGCCGTGGCGTTCTCCGTGGCCGCCGTGGCGAGCCCGTGCGCCGAGCGCTCGCGCCCGACGGCGACCAGACGGATGATCACGGTGGCCACCACGAGCGCCGTCGCG carries:
- a CDS encoding helix-turn-helix domain-containing protein, translated to MDPTRAERIGTRLRAARVNRDATLAEVSGETGISVSTLSRLESGKRQPNLDLLIPLASALEVTLDDLVSDAVPDPRVAPRHSRRPGASTYWLSRENSPTQTVRMVLTPVAGEVAVQRTHDGFEWLYVLSGNLRLLLGDHDLVLKPGEAAEFATRIPHWLGCADDEPVELMCIFSRDGERIHVRAQTEPDRRVGR
- a CDS encoding gamma-glutamylcyclotransferase family protein: MSDPDAVHGTDAVLLFSYGTLRQPEVQLATFGRLLEGRAATVAGYRLEWLTITDPVVVATSGSDRHPLLVADPGDATGTRGAGVEGTVFSISAAELRAADDYEVDDYTRVLVPLDTGESAWVYVFAGGARAED
- a CDS encoding DMT family transporter — protein: MTLTPTSHRTSGLLIAVAAAAAFATSGPFVKPLLDSGWSPAAAVAVRAGAGGLVLLVPALIALRGRYHLLLRSWKLIVGYAVIAVVGSQVFYFASIQYLPVGVALLIEYTAPILLVLLAWARSRVAPALLTVAGAVLSVAGLALVINPSGGGGLHPLGILFAVLAALCLAGYYLIAALPTGELPPVTLVSVGLIAGAVALAGVGATGLVPLAVTDDAVEIAGLGEVPWFVPMAIVVIVATAFAYFASLIGAGRLGSRLASFVGLLEVLFAVLFAWLLLGEVPTLVQALGGALIVAGVVCVRMQRDAVSVEPALPDPLPDPTATRVGRE
- a CDS encoding ABATE domain-containing protein, with protein sequence MVFAYDTEATLVFVAELVNTASGVAGSDDDALADVATLVSLLDEHDYSGRRDLDDAELQGVRSLRGEFRRFWEVDRDEAVELVNRMLREAAALPQLVRHGDWDWHLHATEPDAPLVTRIRVEAAMAFIDVIRSDEYDRLGLCAADDCTGVVVDLSRNRSKRYCDAGNCGNRMNVLAYRARRAGS
- a CDS encoding HNH endonuclease signature motif containing protein, whose protein sequence is MIGTRCTPGQRALAPGDEFDVVLGELVDLERAIAAAEGRRARLLARAVELAEVMNGVADGGAAEVARASVAPTREAARRSLVAEVACATRRSEGTVARWVNEAECLVHDLPMFLHEVETGAVSYAHARRAVTHVLSLPPEARSSFEARLVPLAHEHTAARFDDRARRLREEAHPESIIDRSRRARDGRGVWFEPEPDGMATLHHHLPAVDAVAIDDLIDRVARSLRADDDPRTHAQRRSDALADIVLGGRDGARRITPTIIVTVPAATIANVSREPAALHGYGPIDADTARAIAATAPTFLRALVHPDTGDTISVLRRRYRPTGDLRTALIVADETCRFPGCGRRASRCELDHTRDWALGGDTSPANLAHLCSRHHHLKHDHSWRVEVAPEAGSPAELQGDEFGRRPPDHLLTTAETMPNSRSLLFTSPRGNRYVTHAPRFGVPPRPLAPDNPAPPAPF
- a CDS encoding DUF1697 domain-containing protein: MTKWVALLRGVNVGGITVKSAELGALFCELGFDGVKTVLASGNVLFETDEGGSATKDAALKTRIEKGLGDRFGYDAWIVLLDHGALAGIVDGFPFEETERMQPYVVFTSDSNVLTEITEEGRAIAPDAGAGGPERTSPGEGVLYWEVAKGSSTDTPFAKYLAKARFKSTTTTRNLRTLRKLL
- a CDS encoding GNAT family N-acetyltransferase; translation: MIEISVSDARRALRAAKDALASAGVRRPRVLRGERTEHPFDACELRTERLVLRPHRTTARDVDDWFELQAQPSVTEFLPWPQRDRRQSARHLRDRTRHVRLWQADDFLALAVELEGRLIGDVSLHLRKVARAERSLEMGWVLHPGHGGRGYATEAARAMHDLAFERLEAREVTAVTDARNRRSVALATRLGFVERSRLDGAVEFALDRKTWGEVRREECERDRKRPLPVELRTAQETSRPAGRERRAA
- a CDS encoding response regulator transcription factor, which encodes MYRPDGSAIRVLLVDDEMVLTSLVSLALAYEGWTVDVAHDGSTALQKYREERPDVVVLDIMLPDTDGISLLRQLRELEGSAPTLFLTARDSVDDRIIGLTAGGDDYMTKPFSLEELVARLRGLLRRSMMTTSDEDSRIVVGDLLLDESSYEVNRGGDPISLTTTEFELLRYFMRNPRRVLSRAQILDRVWNYDFAGKASIVDLYVSYLRKKIDANRPSMIHTVRGVGYVLRAAE
- a CDS encoding cell wall metabolism sensor histidine kinase WalK; protein product: MTTRRRARRPWTLRSRLVVGTAGVVAAVLVTVGVVSSVTLASSITHVVDTQLSASMSSFTYAVEKYRYGVMIDSGRHIDPHPEKPLTEYTGQAPGTVIALLEEGDGSGTTDGSGTTGGGDSPTVIDSARFSDSDAETLPPAVIAQLEAASLEPGTQQTLQLDGLGSYRVAVEPDSRGDLLVTGISMATADAAVLQETVVMVVLALIALLVIVVGVIVVVRLALRPLDRVVGTAVAVTDIPLDRGDVAITARVGEADTDPRTEIGKVGEALNQLLAHVDDALAVRAETDRRMRRFVTDASHELRTPLAAIQGYAELTRQDAASLPEITEYSLARIESEAKRMNSLVSELLLLARIDEGQDLHLDEVDLGEVVLNAVSDAKASAPGHLWSVEVPDAPALVTGDRERLHQVVLNLLSNAAVHTPEGTRVSATLRIDPATVSGEAGGESIVLEVADDGPGIPESLQPELFQRFARGDSSRSRRAGSTGLGLAIVSSIVEAHDGTIAVHSTPEGTRFTVRFARVAGAIAAPPAGRGRPQVIEPAG